A single Larimichthys crocea isolate SSNF chromosome VIII, L_crocea_2.0, whole genome shotgun sequence DNA region contains:
- the LOC113746297 gene encoding zinc finger BED domain-containing protein 1-like has protein sequence MRRLGYENRRHNDLTAAVINFICEGLYPVSVVEEPTFKILMSTVDPGYSPPSKTDLVVKMLPQMYCRARDMVFSELASVVNCGVTTDLWQSQTQNRTYISLSMHSVNYNSTTGFSMTNKCLKTFGVQEDNTAENITRALYETFVEWGITHKVSGATTDGSVDIVKACSLLELSVEMPCLGHTINRAMDEAFQLPRVDCFLVCCRKRVDHFREPSMYLLREKQKQHGLAQYVLITDRGRSWLATLAMLQRLKEQQVAITATLTESSSSHHFDFGGPDWALLEGLTEILQPFKVVANMITSCRYPTISMVRPVLHMLLNTTLKVKEGHLKEISMTKEVISKVLSSTYSQNSQLSQEISIFLNIATFLDPRYKKLPFLSTQERTKVENNIIEEANAVLEKQIAEQSCLDDFSLVSDEPPSKKHARESSTSSVTQDNPLAAIFCQSDADQSQEELHAQVVEELSNYKSQRVLGLNEDPLLWWTSHAPLFPTLPKVLQKYWCVPATSVPCHRLFSSSGTVLCGKRNHIAPALVDQQVFLYENLRGYYEPEPSEDDLDNVWEGHCGLGQPLE, from the exons ATGCGACG CTTAGGCTATGAAAACAGAAGACACAATGACTtgactgctgctgtcatcaACTTCATCTGTGAGGGGTTGTACCCTGTATCTGTAGTTGAAGAACCGACTTTCAAGATCTTAATGAGTACCGTTGATCCTGGGTACTCTCCACCAAGCAAGACTGACCTGGTAGTTAAAATGCTTCCTCAGATGTATTGCCGTGCCCGGGACATGGTCTTTAGTGAGCTTGCTAGTGTTGTGAATTGTGGTGTTACTACAGACCTTTGGCAAAGCCAAACCCAGAATAGAACGTACATTTCACTCTCTATGCATTCAGTTAATTACAACAGTACTACTGGCTTCTCTATGACCAACAAGTGCCTTAAAACCTTTGGCGTACAAGAGGACAACACAGCTGAGAACATCACCAGAGCGTTGTATGAAACTTTTGTTGAGTGGGGAATAACCCACAAAGTTAGCGGTGCCACCACAGATGGTTCAGTGGACATTGTCAAAGCATGCTCACTCCTGGAACTATCAGTGGAAATGCCTTGCCTTGGACATACCATCAACCGTGCAATGGACGAAGCCTTCCAGCTGCCACGAGTTGACTGTTTTTTGGTATGTTGCCGCAAACGTGTGGATCATTTCAGAGAACCGTCAATGTATCTGCTGAGggagaaacagaagcagcatGGCCTCGCTCAATATGTACTCATTACAGACAGGGGTAGGTCTTGGTTGGCAACATTGGCAATGTTGCAAAGACTGAAAGAGCAACAGGTTGCTATAACTGCAACACTTACAGAGAGTTCCAGCAGCCACCATTTTGACTTTGGTGGTCCTGACTGGGCCTTGTTGGAGGGCTTGACTGAAATCCTCCAGCCTTTTAAAGTTGTGGCAAACATGATAACTTCTTGCAGGTACCCAACAATTAGCATGGTTAGGCCTGTGCTTCATATGCTGTTGAACACCACCCTCAAGGTCAAGGAAGGGCACCTCAAAGAGATCAGCATGACCAAAGAGGTCATCTCAAAGGTCTTATCAAGCACCTATTCACAGAATTCACAACTATCGCAAGAAATTTCAATATTCCTCAACATTGCTACCTTCCTGGATCCTCGGTACAAGAAGTTGCCTTTCCTGTCCACCCAAGAACGCACCAAAGTTGAGAATAACATAATTGAAGAGGCAAATGCAGTCCTTGAGAAGCAGATTGCAGAGCAATCATGCCTAGATGATTTCTCCTTGGTATCTGATGAGCCACCTAGCAAAAAACATGCACGAGAATCCTCGACCAGCAGTGTCACCCAAGACAACCCTTTGGCTGCTATATTTTGCCAGTCTGATGCAGACCAGAGCCAGGAGGAGCTGCATGCACAAGTGGTAGAGGAGCTGAGCAACTACAAATCACAGAGAGTCCTAGGTTTAAATGAGGACCCTTTACTATGGTGGACAAGTCATGCACCATTGTTCCCCACCCTCCCCAAGGTGCTCCAGAAGTACTGGTGTGTTCCTGCTACGAGTGTACCGTGTCACAGGCTGTTCAGCTCCTCTGGGACTGTTCTGTGTGGGAAGAGGAACCATATAGCCCCAGCTTTAGTAGATCAGCAGGTCTTCTTGTACGAGAACTTGCGAGGCTACTATGAGCCTGAACCCAGTGAGGATGATTTGGACAATGTTTGGGAAGGACACTGTGGTCTGGGTCAGCCACTTGAATGA
- the LOC104930736 gene encoding dehydrogenase/reductase SDR family member on chromosome X has protein sequence MWLLSVLVPLVRLYLCGVKVLLYQMFNRSLTLPVLPKQNGRVAIVTGGTRGMGFETARHLASLGMHVVIAGNEKEEGTAAVKRIHEEGGKGKAEFMFLDLTSLKSVRQFVQTFKARGLPLHVLVNNAGTMLVPETQTQDGFEFHFELNYLGHFLLTNLLLDVLKKSGKHGCCSRVVTVSSATHYGGVMDMDDLNSKRCYTSLGAYSQSKLALVLFTYYLQEQLTASGFPVTANAVDPGMVDTALYDNLWSLTQTLKKPVAKLLFRTPAEGASMSIYAAAASEMEGVGGCYLYNGKKKQSSDISYDSELQAELWKKSCQLVGLQVA, from the exons ATGTGGCTGCTGTCGGTTCTGGTGCCGCTCGTCAGGCTGTATCTGTGCGGAGTGAAAGTTCTTCTCTATCAGATGTTCAACAGATCTTTGACGCTTCCAG TCTTACCCAAGCAAAATGGAAGGGTTGCCATTGTGACTGGGGGTACCAGAGGAATGGGTTTTGAAACAGCGAGACACCTGGCAAGCCTGGGCATGCATGTTGTCATAG CTGGGAACGAGAAAGAAGAGGGCACAGCGGCCGTCAAGAGGATTCATGAAGAAGGCGGCAAGGGAAAAG CTGAGTTTATGTTCCTGGACCTGACCTCGCTGAAATCTGTGCGACAGTTTGTTCAGACGTTCAAAGCCAGAGGTCTCCCCCTCCATGTTCTGGTTAACAACG CTGGAACCATGCTGGTCCCAGAGACACAGACGCAGGACGGCTTTGAGTTCCACTTTGAGCTCAACTACCTCGGCCACTTCCTGCTGACCAACCTGCTGCTGGACGTGCTGAAGAAGTCGGGGAAACATGGATGCTGCTCCAGAGTCGTCACAGTGTCTTCTGCTACACACTACGGAGGAGTTATGGACATGGACGACTTAAACAGCAA GAGATGCTACACCTCCCTTGGTGCCTACTCTCAAAGCAAACTGGCTCTGGTCCTCTTCACTTATTACCTGCAGGAGCAGTTGACCGCCAGCGGCTTCCCAGTGACCGCCAACGCCGTGGACCCCGGCATGGTGGACACAGCGCTGTACGACAACCTGTGGAGCCTCACGCAGACGCTAAAGAAACCAGTGGCCAAGCTGCTGTTCAGG ACTCCAGCCGAAGGAGCATCCATGTCTATCTACGCTGCAGCCGCCTCTGAGATGGAGGGCGTGGGCGGCTGTTACCTATACAACGGCAAGAAGAAGCAGTCCTCCGACATCTCCTACGACTCTGAGCTCCAGGCCGAGCTGTGGAAGAAGAGCTGCCAGCTGGTGGGCCTTCAGGTGGCCTGA
- the dhrsx gene encoding dehydrogenase/reductase SDR family member on chromosome X isoform X1 codes for MWLLSVLVPLVRLYLCGVKVLLYQMFNRSLTLPVLPKQNGRVAIVTGGTRGMGFETARHLASLGMHVVIAGNEKEEGTAAVKRIHEEGGKGKAEFMFLDLTSLKSVRQFVQTFKARGLPLHVLVNNAGTMLVPERQTQDGFEFHFGLNYLGHFLLTNLLLDVLKKSGKHGCCSRVVTMSSATHYGGVMDMDDLNSKRCYSSHGAYSQSKLALVLFTYYLQEQLTASGFPVTANAVDPGMVDTALYDNLWSLTQTLKKPVAKLLFRTPAEGASMSIYAAAASEMEGVGGCYLYNGKKKQSSDISYDSELQAELWKKSCQLVGLQVA; via the exons TCTTACCCAAGCAAAATGGAAGGGTTGCCATTGTGACTGGGGGTACCAGAGGAATGGGTTTTGAAACAGCGAGACACCTGGCAAGCCTGGGCATGCATGTTGTCATAG CTGGGAACGAGAAAGAAGAGGGCACAGCGGCCGTCAAGAGGATTCATGAAGAAGGCGGCAAGGGAAAAG CTGAGTTTATGTTCCTGGACCTGACCTCGCTGAAATCTGTGCGACAGTTTGTTCAGACGTTCAAAGCCAGAGGTCTCCCCCTCCATGTTCTGGTTAACAACG CTGGAACCATGCTGGTCCCAGAGAGACAGACGCAGGACGGCTTTGAGTTCCACTTTGGGCTCAACTACCTCGGCCACTTCCTGCTGACCAACCTGCTGCTGGATGTGCTGAAGAAGTCGGGGAAACATGGATGCTGCTCCAGAGTCGTCACAATGTCTTCTGCTACACACTACGGAGGAGTTATGGACATGGACGACTTAAACAGCAA GAGATGCTACAGTTCCCATGGTGCCTACTCTCAAAGCAAACTGGCTCTGGTCCTCTTCACTTATTACCTGCAGGAGCAGCTGACCGCCAGCGGCTTCCCAGTGACCGCCAACGCCGTGGACCCCGGCATGGTGGACACAGCGCTGTACGACAACCTGTGGAGCCTCACGCAGACGCTAAAGAAACCAGTGGCCAAGCTGCTGTTCAGG ACTCCAGCTGAAGGAGCATCCATGTCTATCTACGCTGCAGCCGCCTCTGAGATGGAGGGCGTGGGCGGCTGTTACCTATACAACGGCAAGAAGAAGCAGTCCTCCGACATCTCCTACGACTCTGAGCTCCAGGCCGAGCTGTGGAAGAAGAGCTGCCAGCTGGTGGGCCTTCAGGTGGCCTGA